The Salinispora tropica CNB-440 genome has a window encoding:
- a CDS encoding FUSC family protein, giving the protein MDIDGARIAATVQRLRHRGHATLQDRLHRVRATLVLSVQAGLAAGISWLVAHELLGSPQPVFAPISAVGTLAVSVGQRFRRTVELIVGVAVGVAVGDLLIFLLGTGPWQLSLVVTSAILLTVFAGGSVAILIQAAATAVLIVTLSPAGHNLEIPRFLDALIGGSAALLVTALLLPLNPVRVLNRAARPALDLLADQLDEAADGLRERERDKVQHSLEQLRDHKEEVASFDEAIQGAKETATLSPARWHRRNELTHYAEAADPIERAIRNASTLIRRAITLIEDAEPIPEPMPASMGHLAESVRLLRHEFAVGEEPERARERSLRAVSEAAQAYTEGVGFSGSVVVAQVRTIASDLLVASGVSQEEANRLVREAFGDLKQKKHVESEQPERKSEPPSNGG; this is encoded by the coding sequence ATGGACATCGACGGCGCCCGGATCGCGGCGACGGTGCAGCGGCTGCGCCATCGTGGTCACGCGACTCTCCAGGACCGTTTGCACCGGGTCCGCGCGACGTTGGTGCTCTCCGTCCAGGCCGGACTCGCCGCCGGCATCTCCTGGCTGGTGGCGCATGAGCTGCTGGGCAGCCCCCAGCCCGTCTTCGCGCCGATCTCGGCGGTCGGTACCCTCGCGGTCTCGGTCGGCCAGCGCTTCCGCCGGACCGTGGAGCTGATCGTCGGGGTGGCGGTCGGCGTGGCGGTCGGCGACCTTTTGATCTTTTTGCTGGGCACCGGGCCGTGGCAGCTCTCTCTCGTGGTGACCTCGGCGATTCTGCTGACCGTCTTTGCCGGCGGGAGCGTCGCGATCCTGATTCAGGCGGCGGCGACGGCTGTCCTGATCGTCACGCTCAGCCCGGCCGGGCACAACCTGGAGATACCGCGATTCCTCGACGCGTTGATCGGCGGTAGCGCCGCGCTACTGGTGACCGCGCTGCTGTTACCGCTGAACCCGGTACGGGTGCTCAACCGGGCCGCTCGTCCGGCGTTGGATCTGCTCGCCGACCAGCTCGACGAGGCCGCCGACGGGCTGCGAGAACGGGAACGGGACAAGGTGCAACACTCGCTGGAGCAGCTCCGCGATCACAAGGAGGAAGTGGCGTCGTTCGACGAGGCGATCCAGGGCGCCAAGGAAACCGCCACGCTGTCTCCCGCGCGTTGGCACCGCCGGAACGAGCTGACCCACTACGCGGAGGCGGCCGATCCGATCGAACGGGCGATTCGAAACGCCAGCACACTAATCCGGCGTGCCATCACCCTGATCGAGGACGCGGAGCCGATCCCCGAGCCGATGCCGGCCTCGATGGGCCACCTCGCCGAGTCGGTACGGTTGCTGCGGCACGAGTTCGCCGTCGGCGAGGAGCCGGAGCGGGCCCGCGAGCGGTCGCTGCGCGCGGTCAGCGAGGCCGCGCAGGCGTACACCGAGGGCGTGGGCTTCTCCGGCAGCGTGGTGGTCGCCCAGGTGCGTACCATCGCCAGCGACCTGCTGGTCGCCTCAGGTGTCTCCCAGGAGGAGGCGAACCGCCTGGTCCGCGAGGCCTTCGGCGACCTGAAGCAGAAGAAGCACGTGGAATCGGAGCAGCCCGAACGGAAGTCGGAGCCCCCGTCCAACGGTGGCTGA
- a CDS encoding GroES family chaperonin: protein MTNDEHLDSGLPIRLLHDRVLVRMEGSEGERRSTAGIVIPATAAVGKRLAWAAAVAVGPNVRSIVSGDRVLFDPDDRSEVELHGRGYVLLRERDVHAVAAERVEPDSTGLYL, encoded by the coding sequence GTGACGAACGACGAGCATCTCGACTCCGGCCTGCCGATCCGGCTGCTGCACGATCGGGTACTGGTCCGCATGGAGGGCAGTGAAGGTGAGCGTCGCTCTACTGCCGGCATCGTGATTCCGGCGACCGCCGCTGTCGGCAAGCGGTTGGCCTGGGCAGCCGCGGTGGCGGTGGGGCCGAACGTCCGCTCCATCGTCTCCGGCGACCGGGTCCTGTTCGACCCCGACGACCGCTCCGAAGTCGAGCTGCACGGCCGCGGATACGTGCTGCTGCGCGAGCGGGATGTGCACGCCGTCGCCGCCGAACGCGTCGAACCGGACTCCACCGGCCTCTACCTGTAG
- a CDS encoding PrsW family intramembrane metalloprotease, translating into MWPAGQAGGDYADGMAETPPGAPPPSPTTAVPAAAPQMPSRRRNWRRFLVLAGVILLIAACAVFMLWTLGESLGAEALLIGVFAAVLPVPVLVACFLWLDRYEPEPLRYLVFCFAWGAFVATAVSLTVNTFAANRFEAAGLPTALTAVLVAPFIEELTKALGPILLLIFRRREISGITDALVYCGLSAIGFAMVENILYLGGIGYRTGVEEYGPATGTQQVIAIFIFRILLFGFAHPLFTSMTAVGLGIAARSADRRVRVLAPAAGLLLAMMLHGAWNLLPTLTQATGQLLIQLYGLIGVMVPIFFGMVALAVWLRSWEGRLTERTLPDYVRSGWLTPPEVAALSSLGRRHAARVWAKRVGGDQGRKAMRGYQFAATRLALLRDGMRRGLDDRPAERERAVAEERYLLELMSGYRAFFVGRDPRAPAGVWDGHRYHLRFPDGSQRAVAAPEEPVVPIPVVLAPPSPPAFPPGYPPPPGYPPPPGHPPPGWYGPPTSGRPGQF; encoded by the coding sequence GTGTGGCCGGCCGGGCAGGCCGGTGGTGACTACGCTGACGGCATGGCCGAGACCCCGCCCGGCGCGCCCCCGCCGTCGCCGACCACCGCCGTACCGGCGGCCGCTCCGCAGATGCCGTCCCGTCGTCGAAACTGGCGTCGCTTCCTCGTTCTCGCCGGGGTGATTCTGCTGATCGCGGCCTGCGCCGTGTTCATGCTCTGGACACTGGGCGAGAGCCTCGGCGCGGAGGCGCTGCTGATTGGTGTGTTCGCGGCGGTTCTTCCGGTCCCGGTGCTGGTCGCCTGCTTCCTCTGGCTTGATCGGTACGAGCCGGAGCCGCTGCGGTACCTGGTCTTCTGCTTCGCCTGGGGTGCGTTCGTGGCCACTGCGGTGTCGCTGACGGTCAACACCTTCGCCGCGAACCGGTTCGAGGCGGCGGGTCTGCCGACCGCGCTCACGGCGGTCTTGGTCGCGCCCTTCATCGAGGAGCTGACCAAGGCGCTGGGGCCGATCCTGCTGCTGATCTTCCGGCGTCGGGAGATCTCCGGAATCACCGACGCCCTGGTCTACTGTGGGCTCTCCGCGATCGGTTTCGCGATGGTGGAGAACATCCTCTACCTCGGCGGGATCGGATATCGGACGGGTGTGGAGGAGTACGGCCCGGCGACCGGCACGCAGCAGGTCATCGCGATCTTTATCTTCCGGATCCTGCTCTTCGGGTTCGCCCACCCGCTGTTCACCTCCATGACCGCGGTGGGGCTGGGAATCGCCGCCCGTAGCGCCGATCGGCGGGTACGGGTGCTGGCACCCGCGGCCGGCCTGCTGCTGGCGATGATGCTGCACGGTGCCTGGAACCTGCTGCCGACGTTGACCCAGGCCACCGGGCAGCTGTTGATTCAGCTCTACGGCCTCATTGGCGTCATGGTGCCGATCTTCTTCGGCATGGTTGCGCTGGCGGTTTGGTTGCGATCCTGGGAAGGGCGACTCACCGAGCGGACCCTGCCCGACTACGTCCGTTCCGGTTGGCTCACCCCGCCGGAGGTGGCGGCGTTGAGCAGTCTCGGACGGCGGCACGCCGCCCGGGTGTGGGCCAAGCGGGTCGGCGGCGACCAGGGGCGGAAGGCGATGCGCGGTTACCAGTTCGCGGCCACCCGGCTCGCGTTGCTGCGCGACGGGATGCGCCGTGGGCTGGACGATCGCCCGGCGGAGCGGGAGCGGGCCGTGGCCGAGGAGCGGTACCTGCTGGAACTGATGAGCGGCTACCGAGCGTTCTTCGTTGGCCGGGATCCGCGCGCCCCGGCTGGCGTATGGGACGGGCACCGCTACCACCTGCGGTTCCCGGATGGGTCGCAGCGCGCGGTAGCGGCGCCGGAGGAGCCGGTGGTACCGATTCCGGTCGTGCTGGCGCCGCCTTCGCCGCCCGCGTTCCCGCCCGGTTATCCGCCACCGCCCGGTTATCCGCCGCCGCCTGGTCATCCGCCGCCCGGCTGGTACGGGCCGCCCACCTCCGGGCGCCCCGGCCAGTTCTGA
- a CDS encoding aminotransferase class V-fold PLP-dependent enzyme: protein MTCALAPSPTVAGPLNVLGVPDQINLDYAASAPCAQAAADAVTALLPWYASVHRGAGALSQHCTLAYERARQTVGDFFGARPDDHVIFTRNTTDALNLLARALPAGTTVVTFGGEHHANLLPWPRGPVRLPMPEHPAGAVRALDAALGELRRGADREPPVLVTVTGASNVTGERWPLAELAQVARRHRARIAVDAAQLAPHAPVDIRALDVDYLAVSGHKLYAPFGAGVLIGRGDWLDAAPPYLAGGGATSHVGVATHDIRWAAGPGRHEAGTPNLLGAVALAAVCDALASADRAALHDAEQRLLDRLREGLAELPDAVELHAFGPAAPRVGIVSFVLAGRDSAEVAAHLARRHRIGVRDGLFCAHPFARRLLTEASARSGRRDLPATALRASIGLGSTREQVDHLLAALAALD, encoded by the coding sequence ATGACCTGTGCCCTCGCCCCGTCGCCGACCGTCGCCGGCCCCCTCAACGTGCTCGGCGTTCCCGATCAGATCAACCTGGACTACGCGGCCAGTGCCCCGTGCGCGCAGGCCGCGGCGGACGCCGTGACCGCGCTGCTGCCCTGGTACGCAAGTGTGCACCGGGGCGCCGGAGCCCTGTCGCAGCACTGCACTCTGGCCTACGAGCGGGCCCGGCAGACGGTCGGTGACTTCTTCGGCGCCCGCCCCGACGACCACGTCATCTTCACCCGGAACACGACGGACGCGCTCAATCTGCTGGCCCGCGCGCTACCCGCCGGCACCACGGTGGTGACGTTCGGTGGCGAGCACCACGCCAACCTGCTCCCCTGGCCGCGCGGGCCGGTCCGGCTGCCCATGCCGGAGCATCCCGCTGGCGCGGTACGCGCGCTCGACGCGGCCCTCGGCGAGCTGCGCCGCGGCGCCGACCGCGAACCGCCGGTGCTGGTCACGGTGACCGGCGCGAGCAATGTGACGGGCGAGCGGTGGCCCCTGGCCGAGCTGGCGCAGGTGGCCCGGCGACACCGGGCCCGGATCGCGGTGGACGCGGCCCAGCTCGCCCCGCACGCCCCCGTTGACATTCGCGCCCTCGACGTGGACTACCTGGCCGTCTCCGGGCACAAGTTGTACGCGCCGTTCGGCGCGGGGGTGCTCATCGGGCGGGGCGACTGGCTGGACGCGGCCCCGCCGTACCTGGCCGGTGGGGGCGCGACCAGCCACGTCGGCGTCGCGACCCACGACATCCGGTGGGCGGCCGGGCCGGGCCGACACGAGGCCGGCACGCCGAACCTGCTCGGCGCGGTAGCGCTCGCCGCGGTGTGCGACGCTCTCGCCAGCGCCGACCGGGCGGCACTACACGACGCCGAACAGCGGTTGCTGGACCGGCTCCGGGAGGGGCTCGCCGAGCTGCCGGACGCGGTCGAGCTGCACGCCTTCGGGCCGGCCGCGCCGCGGGTGGGGATCGTCTCGTTCGTGCTGGCCGGCCGGGACTCGGCCGAGGTCGCGGCCCATCTGGCCCGGCGGCACCGGATCGGGGTACGCGACGGGCTGTTCTGCGCCCACCCGTTCGCCCGGCGACTACTCACCGAGGCCTCCGCCCGCAGCGGTCGGCGGGACCTGCCGGCGACCGCGCTGCGGGCGAGTATCGGGCTGGGTAGTACCCGCGAGCAGGTGGACCACCTGCTCGCCGCACTCGCCGCGCTCGACTGA
- a CDS encoding AI-2E family transporter, translated as MRERLRHAYQSVRSRRRSAGLRAGTPATASPASPRPAPAPPPPPAVGTKTSAPLHSSTTSRDDADVPHALRVGAAWSWRLLAIGIVAWALLRVMGQVRIVIIPLAIALLLSALLAPAVGWLLRARFPRSLATAVVLVGGLAAVIGTLTLVVNEFIQGLPVLGEKSSQGVRQIQNWLRSGPLRLEDEQLDRYINDVEGWLNENIDGLTSGALSTAATVAEVLTGTILVLFATFFFLRDGNRIWRFLVRLMPVNARWKVDDAGRASWQTLGAYVRATVLVACIDALGIGIFLVIFEIPFALPLAALVFLASFIPIIGATLSGGVAVLVALVDSGPITALIILGVVIGVQQLEGHVLQPLIMGRAVAIHPLAVIVGIAAGVVLAGVTGALIAVPLIAVLNTAVRRLAARTVPETPSDAVVVASRAP; from the coding sequence ATGCGTGAACGGCTTCGTCACGCGTACCAGTCGGTGCGGTCCCGGCGGAGATCGGCGGGCCTACGCGCCGGGACGCCCGCTACCGCCTCGCCAGCTTCGCCCAGGCCGGCACCAGCCCCGCCGCCACCTCCGGCGGTCGGCACGAAGACATCCGCACCGCTGCACAGCTCGACGACCAGCCGGGACGACGCGGACGTGCCGCACGCGCTCCGTGTCGGGGCGGCGTGGTCCTGGCGGCTGCTCGCGATCGGGATCGTCGCCTGGGCCTTGTTGCGGGTGATGGGTCAGGTCCGGATCGTGATCATCCCGCTGGCCATCGCGCTGTTGCTGTCGGCACTGCTGGCCCCAGCCGTTGGCTGGCTGCTCCGGGCCCGGTTCCCGCGGTCGCTGGCGACCGCCGTGGTGCTGGTGGGCGGGTTGGCCGCAGTGATCGGCACGCTGACCCTGGTGGTCAACGAGTTCATCCAGGGTTTGCCGGTGCTGGGCGAGAAGTCGTCCCAGGGCGTACGCCAGATCCAGAACTGGCTGAGATCCGGCCCGCTGCGCCTCGAGGACGAGCAGCTGGACAGGTACATCAACGATGTCGAAGGGTGGCTCAACGAGAACATCGATGGGCTGACCAGCGGGGCGCTCTCCACCGCGGCCACCGTGGCCGAGGTGTTGACGGGCACGATCCTGGTGCTTTTCGCGACCTTCTTCTTCCTTCGTGACGGCAACCGGATCTGGCGCTTCCTGGTCCGGCTGATGCCGGTCAACGCCCGTTGGAAGGTCGACGACGCCGGTCGGGCGTCCTGGCAGACGCTCGGCGCGTACGTTCGGGCCACCGTGCTGGTGGCCTGCATCGACGCGCTCGGCATCGGCATCTTCCTGGTGATCTTCGAAATCCCGTTCGCGCTTCCGCTCGCCGCGCTGGTCTTCCTCGCCTCGTTCATCCCGATCATCGGGGCGACCTTGTCCGGCGGGGTCGCGGTGCTCGTTGCCCTGGTGGACAGCGGACCGATCACCGCGTTGATCATCCTGGGCGTGGTAATCGGTGTGCAGCAGCTTGAGGGCCACGTGCTCCAGCCATTGATCATGGGGCGGGCGGTGGCCATCCACCCGCTCGCGGTGATCGTCGGTATCGCCGCCGGCGTGGTACTCGCCGGGGTCACCGGGGCGCTGATCGCGGTGCCGTTGATCGCGGTGCTCAACACGGCGGTACGCCGTCTCGCCGCCCGTACCGTCCCGGAGACCCCATCGGACGCTGTCGTCGTCGCGAGCAGGGCCCCCTGA